A genome region from Nymphalis io chromosome Z, ilAglIoxx1.1, whole genome shotgun sequence includes the following:
- the LOC126780477 gene encoding UDP-N-acetylglucosamine--peptide N-acetylglucosaminyltransferase 110 kDa subunit-like isoform X2, protein MDYQCVVVYTVINIAPPRLTQTDIPNGCVDWIKNKIKRAVAVYLQSLKLTPNSGIIHGNLACLYYKQGLIDLAIDTYREAIELQPNFPDAYCNLANALKEKGLVHEAEECYNKALYLCPTHVDTLNNLGNVKREQGKIKEATKLYLRALEVFPNFAATHSNLASLLQQQGKFREALFHYRQAINIQPKFADAYSNMGNTLREIQDSKGALMCFKKAIEINPLFADAHCNLASIFKDMGNITEAIASYEIALKIKPNFPDAYCNLAHCLQIICSWDNYEERMRIIVAIVEDQLYNSDKLTSIHPHHSILYPLSNRARKEIAARHANLYLEKVNMLTQITFKHSKTCKGRLRIGYVSSDFGNHPTSHLMQSIPGLHNRLNVEIFCYALNRDDGTTFRSKIVKESEHFIDLSFTSCNIEAARRIYSDNINILINMNGYTKGAKNDIFALKPAPIQVMWLGYPGTSGAEYIDYFITDEISSPISTAVDFSEKFAFMPHTYFIGDHKQMFSHLKIRYNIKIEDEECEGDNIAVLNAAEEINVNQYINVNYHEETISFENLEPITVIVSEVDIPRWVLESTISSKQEQLYINKIPIDNGVSINFLDKKIASGEKRYDNIVFTSRRQYGLPDDAVVFCNFNQLYKTDPSIVKTWVNILKKVPNSVLWLLSFPVAGEPNMLKYVQGLGISPERVIFSKIACKEEHIRRGQLADICLDTSLCNGHTTTMDVLWAGTPVITLPGDTLASSRKYIRAKVSKARLNSTLFDCNHYTRALENLYGQMWERYQAEMLPDHIKAF, encoded by the exons ATGGATTACCAATGCGTGGTCGTGTACACGGTCATCAACATCGCACCGCCTCGACTAACGCAAACTGACATACCGAACGGCTGTGTTGattggattaaaaataaaatcaaaag aGCGGTAGCAGTGTATCTTCAATCACTGAAGCTAACGCCCAACAGCGGAATAATACATGGAAACTTGGCCTGTCTATATTACAAACAGGGATTGATAGATCTCGCTATCGATACGTACAGAGAAGCTATAGAACTGCAACCAAATTTTCCAGATGCCTATTGCAATCTCGCTAATGCGCTCAAAGAAAAAGGTCTCGTTCACGAAGCAGAAGAATGTTACAATAAAGCCTTATATCTTTGTCCTACACACGTTGATACACTCAACAATCTCGGCAATGTTAAACGGGAACAGGGAAAAATTAAAGAAGCAACAAAATTGTACCTGAGAGCGTTGGAAGTATTTCCTAATTTTGCAGCCACTCACAGCAATTTGGCATCTCTCTTACAGCAAcaag GTAAATTTCGGGAAGCATTGTTCCATTATAGGCAGGCGATAAACATACAACCAAAATTTGCTGATGCCTATAGTAACATGGGAAATACATTACGGGAAATACAAGACAGCAAGGGCGCATTAATGTGTTTCAAGAAAGCTATAGAAATAAACCCGCTATTTGCTGATGCCCATTGCAATTTGGCCAGTATTTTCAAAGACATGGGTAATATCACTGAGGCGATTGCATCGTACGAAATTGCCttgaaaataaaaccaaattttCCTGATGCTTATTGTAACTTAGCACACTGTTTACAAATCATTTGTAGTTGGGACAATTATGAAGAACGAATGCGAATAATCGTTGCGATAGTCGAAGACCAATTGTATAATAGTGATAAATTAACCTCAATACACCCACATCATTCCATCTTATATCCATTATCGAACAGAGCGAGGAAAGAAATAGCGGCACGACATGCTAATTTGTATTTAGAAAAAGTGAATATGCTCACTCAAATCACGTTCAAACATAGTAAAACATGTAAAGGACGTTTACGGATCGGTTACGTTAGTAGTGACTTTGGTAACCATCCCACATCCCATTTAATGCAGTCGATACCAGGATTGCATAATCGTTTAAATGTAGAAATTTTTTGTTATGCTCTGAATCGAGATGATGGAACCACATTCCGTAGTAAAATAGTTAAAGAATCAGAACATTTTATCGACTTATCTTTTACATCTTGTAATATTGAAGCTGCTAGAAGAATATATAgcgataatataaatattttaataaatatgaatggtTATACGAAAGGTGCAAAAAATGACATATTTGCTTTAAAACCAGCACCAATTCAAGTAATGTGGCTTGGGTATCCAGGGACTAGTGGTGCagaatatatagattattttatcaCAGATGAGATATCAAGTCCAATATCAACAGCTGTTGATTTCAGTGAAAAGTTTGCCTTCATGCCACATACCTACTTTATTGGAGATCATAAGCAAATGTTTTCTCATTTAAAAATTcggtataatattaaaatagaagatGAAGAGTGCGAAGGTGATAATATAGCAGTTTTAAATGCCGCAGAAGAAATTAatgtaaatcaatatataaacgTTAATTATCACGAAGAAACTATATCGTTTGAAAATTTGGAACCGATAACTGTTATTGTAAGTGAAGTAGACATTCCTAGGTGGGTACTTGAATCAACAATAAGTTCTAAACAGGaacag ttgtatattaataaaataccaatAGATAATGGTGTTTCTATAAACTTTTTGGACAAGAAAATTGCATCAGGGGAAAAAAGATATGacaatattgtatttacttCGAGAAGGCAGTATGGACTTCCTGATGATGCCGTAGTTTTCTgcaattttaatcaattatataaaacggACCCAAGTATTGTTAAAACTTGggttaatatcttaaaaaaagtaCCAAATAGTGTACTTTGGCTCTTAAGTTTTCCGGTTGCTGGGGAACCAAACATGCTAAAATACGTTCAAGGATTAG GTATATCACCTGAACgtgttatattttcaaaaatagctTGCAAAGAGGAACACATACGCCGAGGACAATTGGCTGATATATGCTTAGATACATCACTTTGCAATGGTCACACGACAACAATGGATGTTTTATGGGCTGGTACACCTGTAATTACGCTACCAGGAGACACATTAGCTTCAAG CCGTAAATATATTCGAGCTAAAGTCTCGAAAGCACGATTAAATAGCACATTATTTGATTGCAATCACTACACCCGTGCGTTGGAGAATCTTTACGGTCAAATGTGGGAACGTTATCAAGCTGAAATGCTCCCGGATCATATAAAAGCCTTTTAA
- the LOC126780477 gene encoding UDP-N-acetylglucosamine--peptide N-acetylglucosaminyltransferase 110 kDa subunit-like isoform X1 has translation MDYQCVVVYTVINIAPPRLTQTDIPNGCVDWIKNKIKRAVAVYLQSLKLTPNSGIIHGNLACLYYKQGLIDLAIDTYREAIELQPNFPDAYCNLANALKEKGLVHEAEECYNKALYLCPTHVDTLNNLGNVKREQGKIKEATKLYLRALEVFPNFAATHSNLASLLQQQGKFREALFHYRQAINIQPKFADAYSNMGNTLREIQDSKGALMCFKKAIEINPLFADAHCNLASIFKDMGNITEAIASYEIALKIKPNFPDAYCNLAHCLQIICSWDNYEERMRIIVAIVEDQLYNSDKLTSIHPHHSILYPLSNRARKEIAARHANLYLEKVNMLTQITFKHSKTCKGRLRIGYVSSDFGNHPTSHLMQSIPGLHNRLNVEIFCYALNRDDGTTFRSKIVKESEHFIDLSFTSCNIEAARRIYSDNINILINMNGYTKGAKNDIFALKPAPIQVMWLGYPGTSGAEYIDYFITDEISSPISTAVDFSEKFAFMPHTYFIGDHKQMFSHLKIRYNIKIEDEECEGDNIAVLNAAEEINVNQYINVNYHEETISFENLEPITVIVSEVDIPRWVLESTISSKQEQLYINKIPIDNGVSINFLDKKIASGEKRYDNIVFTSRRQYGLPDDAVVFCNFNQLYKTDPSIVKTWVNILKKVPNSVLWLLSFPVAGEPNMLKYVQGLGISPERVIFSKIACKEEHIRRGQLADICLDTSLCNGHTTTMDVLWAGTPVITLPGDTLASRVAASQLKALDCPELIAKSMKHYEQIAVKLGTNNQYRKYIRAKVSKARLNSTLFDCNHYTRALENLYGQMWERYQAEMLPDHIKAF, from the exons ATGGATTACCAATGCGTGGTCGTGTACACGGTCATCAACATCGCACCGCCTCGACTAACGCAAACTGACATACCGAACGGCTGTGTTGattggattaaaaataaaatcaaaag aGCGGTAGCAGTGTATCTTCAATCACTGAAGCTAACGCCCAACAGCGGAATAATACATGGAAACTTGGCCTGTCTATATTACAAACAGGGATTGATAGATCTCGCTATCGATACGTACAGAGAAGCTATAGAACTGCAACCAAATTTTCCAGATGCCTATTGCAATCTCGCTAATGCGCTCAAAGAAAAAGGTCTCGTTCACGAAGCAGAAGAATGTTACAATAAAGCCTTATATCTTTGTCCTACACACGTTGATACACTCAACAATCTCGGCAATGTTAAACGGGAACAGGGAAAAATTAAAGAAGCAACAAAATTGTACCTGAGAGCGTTGGAAGTATTTCCTAATTTTGCAGCCACTCACAGCAATTTGGCATCTCTCTTACAGCAAcaag GTAAATTTCGGGAAGCATTGTTCCATTATAGGCAGGCGATAAACATACAACCAAAATTTGCTGATGCCTATAGTAACATGGGAAATACATTACGGGAAATACAAGACAGCAAGGGCGCATTAATGTGTTTCAAGAAAGCTATAGAAATAAACCCGCTATTTGCTGATGCCCATTGCAATTTGGCCAGTATTTTCAAAGACATGGGTAATATCACTGAGGCGATTGCATCGTACGAAATTGCCttgaaaataaaaccaaattttCCTGATGCTTATTGTAACTTAGCACACTGTTTACAAATCATTTGTAGTTGGGACAATTATGAAGAACGAATGCGAATAATCGTTGCGATAGTCGAAGACCAATTGTATAATAGTGATAAATTAACCTCAATACACCCACATCATTCCATCTTATATCCATTATCGAACAGAGCGAGGAAAGAAATAGCGGCACGACATGCTAATTTGTATTTAGAAAAAGTGAATATGCTCACTCAAATCACGTTCAAACATAGTAAAACATGTAAAGGACGTTTACGGATCGGTTACGTTAGTAGTGACTTTGGTAACCATCCCACATCCCATTTAATGCAGTCGATACCAGGATTGCATAATCGTTTAAATGTAGAAATTTTTTGTTATGCTCTGAATCGAGATGATGGAACCACATTCCGTAGTAAAATAGTTAAAGAATCAGAACATTTTATCGACTTATCTTTTACATCTTGTAATATTGAAGCTGCTAGAAGAATATATAgcgataatataaatattttaataaatatgaatggtTATACGAAAGGTGCAAAAAATGACATATTTGCTTTAAAACCAGCACCAATTCAAGTAATGTGGCTTGGGTATCCAGGGACTAGTGGTGCagaatatatagattattttatcaCAGATGAGATATCAAGTCCAATATCAACAGCTGTTGATTTCAGTGAAAAGTTTGCCTTCATGCCACATACCTACTTTATTGGAGATCATAAGCAAATGTTTTCTCATTTAAAAATTcggtataatattaaaatagaagatGAAGAGTGCGAAGGTGATAATATAGCAGTTTTAAATGCCGCAGAAGAAATTAatgtaaatcaatatataaacgTTAATTATCACGAAGAAACTATATCGTTTGAAAATTTGGAACCGATAACTGTTATTGTAAGTGAAGTAGACATTCCTAGGTGGGTACTTGAATCAACAATAAGTTCTAAACAGGaacag ttgtatattaataaaataccaatAGATAATGGTGTTTCTATAAACTTTTTGGACAAGAAAATTGCATCAGGGGAAAAAAGATATGacaatattgtatttacttCGAGAAGGCAGTATGGACTTCCTGATGATGCCGTAGTTTTCTgcaattttaatcaattatataaaacggACCCAAGTATTGTTAAAACTTGggttaatatcttaaaaaaagtaCCAAATAGTGTACTTTGGCTCTTAAGTTTTCCGGTTGCTGGGGAACCAAACATGCTAAAATACGTTCAAGGATTAG GTATATCACCTGAACgtgttatattttcaaaaatagctTGCAAAGAGGAACACATACGCCGAGGACAATTGGCTGATATATGCTTAGATACATCACTTTGCAATGGTCACACGACAACAATGGATGTTTTATGGGCTGGTACACCTGTAATTACGCTACCAGGAGACACATTAGCTTCAAG agtgGCAGCATCGCAACTCAAAGCATTGGATTGTCCGGAACTTATTGCAAAAAGTATGAAGCACTACGAACAAATAGCCGTGAAATTAGGGACGAATAATcaata CCGTAAATATATTCGAGCTAAAGTCTCGAAAGCACGATTAAATAGCACATTATTTGATTGCAATCACTACACCCGTGCGTTGGAGAATCTTTACGGTCAAATGTGGGAACGTTATCAAGCTGAAATGCTCCCGGATCATATAAAAGCCTTTTAA